The nucleotide sequence TGACCAATACCTGTGGGATGACTTCGCATTCGCAACCCGTGAAGGCCTTGTTGCAACTGCTGTAGATGTAACTGACGAAGCTGAAATCGCGCGTCGCGGTGTAGACAAACCATTCAAACACATCCAATTCAACATCGAACTTGTGAAAGAAACTGAAGCTGCACCTTCTACTGAAGTAGAACGCCGCCGCGCAAGCGCTTAATACCCTGAGCGTATGAGTGGTCGCAGGAATGCCACCACTCAGAAGCTTCTCAAAAAATTTGGAAAGTCGGAGAACGGACATGCCACGTATTCCAGTAATTAATACCAGCCATCTTGATCGTATTGATGAATTACTTGTAGACAACTTTGAAACAGGCGAATTTAAGTTACATCGCTCTGTATTTACAGATCAGGCCCTGTTTGACCTTGAAATGAAATATATTTTCGAAGGTAACTGGGTTTACCTGGCACACGAAAGCCAAATTCCAAATAATAACGATTACTACACCACTTATATTGGCCGTCAGCCAATCATCATTGCGCGTAACCGCAATGGCGAACTGAATGCCATGATCAATGCCTGCTCGCACCGCGGTGCACAACTGTGCCGTAACAAACGCGGCAACAAGGCAACCTACACCTGCCCATTCCACGGCTGGACTTTTAACAACTCCGGCAAACTGCTGAAAGTAAAAGATCCGGTGGATGCCGGCTATTCAGACTGCTTCAACAAAGAAGGTTCGCATGACCTGAAAAAAGTGGCACGTTTTGAAAACTACAAAGGCTTCCTGTTCGGCAGCCTGAATCCAGACGTATTGCCATTGCAAGAATACCTGGGTGAAACCACCAAAATCATCGACATGATCGTGGGTCAGTCTGAACAAGGTCTGGAAGTGCTGCGCGGTTCTTCAACCTATACCTATGAAGGTAACTGGAAACTGACCGCTGAAAATGGCGCCGATGGTTATCACGTCTCTGCCGTACACTGGAACTACGCTGCAACCACCCAGCAACGTAAAGAAAAACAGGCCGGTGATAACATCCGTGCCATGAGTGCGGGTTCATGGGGTAAACAAGGCGGTGGTTCATACGGCTTTGAAAATGGCCACATGCTGCTCTGGACCCAGTGGGCGAATCCAGAAGACCGTCCAAATTATCCAAAAGCAGCAGAATATACCGAAAAATTCGGTGAAGCCATGTCGAAATGGATGATCGAACGTTCACGTAACCTGTGCCTGTATCCAAACGTCTATTTGATGGATCAGTTCGGTTCGCAAATCCGTGTATTACGTCCAATTTCTGTCAATAAAACTGAAGTGACCATTTACTGTATCGCGCCTGTCGGTGAAGAACCGGAAGCACGTGCACGCCGTATCCGCCAGTATGAAGACTTCTTTAATGCTTCTGGTATGGCTACTCCGGATGACCTGGAAGAATTCCGTGCCTGCCAGGCAGGTTATGCCGGCATCGAACTGGAATGGAATGACATGTGTCGTGGTGCCAAACACTGGGTACAAGGTCCAGATGATGCAGCCAATGAAATCGGCCTGAAACCAAAACTGTCAGGCATCAAAACTGAAGATGAAGGACTGTATCTGGCGCAGCACCAGCACTGGCTGAACATGATGAAAGACGCAATTGCAAAGGAAAAACAATTGGCAGCTGCTGAGCAACAAGGAGAAGTGGCATGAATGCACCAGCAAATTTGAACCAGGTAGGCATCGAACAGATTTCCCAGTTCCTGTACCACGAAGCGCGTTTGCTGGACGATGAGCAATGGGATGAATGGCTGACCTGCTATGCTCCAACCGCTTCATTCTGGATGCCAGCTTGGGATGATGATGACACTTTGACCCAGGATCCACAGTCTGAAATCTCGCTGATTTATTACCCAGATCGTCAGGGTCTAGAAGACCGCGTGTTCCGGATCAAGACTGAACGTTCTTCAGCGACCATGCCAGATACCCGCACCTGCCACAATGTGAATAACATCGAAGTGGTTGAGCGTGATGGCAACAAGGTTACTGTCCGTTTTAACTGGAACACGCTGAGCTACCGCTACAAAACCAGCTACAGCTACTTCGGTATGTCGCGTTATGTGATCGATTTTTCAGGCGAACAACCACAGATTTTAAGCAAATATGTGGTGCTGAAAAACGATTACATCAACCAGGTGATCGACATTTACCACATTTAAATTATCCATCGCCTAAAACCCTCCAGCCCAATGGAATGTTGGCTGGAGGTCTCCCAGATTTAAAGATTTGTTAAGGACACTCAGCCATGTCAAACCATAATGTTGCACTTCAATTTGAAGATGGCGTCACCCGTTTTATCTCTGTTGCGCAAGGCGAAACGCTTTCCGACGCAGCTTATCGCCAAAAAATCAATATTCCCCTGGATTGCCGTGACGGCGCATGTGGCACTTGCCGCGCATTTTGTGAGTCTGGCAGCTATGACATGCCTGAAGAAACTTATATTGAAGATGCTTTAACCCCTGAAGAAGCAGAACAGGGCTATATTCTGGCGTGTCAGTGCCGTCCTACTTCTGACGCGGTATTCCAGATTCAGGCATCTTCTGATGTCTGCAAAACTGAAATTCACCAGTTCCAGGGTACGCTAGCATGTGTCGAAAACCTGTCTGAATCGACCATTACTTTTGATATCCAGCTGGATGAAGGCCAACCAGACATTCACTTCTTAGCTGGTCAATATGTCAATGTCGGCATTCCTGGCACCACTGAAACCCGTTCTTATTCATTTAGCTCCAAGCCAGGCAACCGTTTAACCGGTTTCGTGGTGCGCAATGTGCCGAACGGCAAAATGAGTGAATTCCTCAGTAAAAATGCCAAAGCCGGCGACAAGATGACGTTTACAGGTCCATTCGGCAGCTTCTACCTGCGTAATGTAGTGCGTCCAGTGGTGATGTTGGCAGGCGGTACCGGGATAGCCCCATTCCTGTCCATGCTCCAAGTTCTGGAAGAAAAGGGTTCAGAATATCCGGTACGTCTGGTCTTTGGTGTGACCAATGACTTTGACCTGGTGGCATTGGAACAACTAGATGCTCTGCAGGCCAAACTGCCATGGTTTGAATACCGCACTGTGGTCGCTAGCCCGGAATCTAGCCACGAGCGCAAAGGCTATGTCACTGGTCATATTGAAAATGAATGGCTGAATGGTGGCGATGTCGATATCTACCTGTGTGGTCCGGTACCAATGGTAGATGCCGTACGTAACTGGCTGTCAGCAGAAGGTATCCAGCCAGCTAATTTCCTGTTTGAAAAATTCTCAGCGAACTGATTGAGGATATTTCGACATGACCGAACGTCAAAGATTTTTAAATAAAGTCGTAATCGTGACCGGTGCTGCCCAAGGCATCGGCCGCGGTGTAGCCATCCAGGCTGCTACTGAAGGCGCACAAGTAGTATTGGCCGATATTTCGGACTATGTGCAGGAAACCCTGGCAGAAATCGAAGCGACTGGTGGTGATGCCATCATCGTCAAGGCTAATCTGGAAACCTATGTTGGTGCCGAGGCTGTCATGGCCAAAGCACTGGAGACCTATGGACGTATTGATGTGCTGATCAACAATGTTGGCGGTGCGATCTGGATGAAACCTTTTGAAGAATTTTCTGAAGAAGAAATCGTCAAGGAAGTGAACCGTTCATTGTTCCCAACCATGTGGTGCTGCCGTGCAGTGCTACCGCAAATGATCAAGCAGCAGCATGGCACCATCGTGAATGTGTCCTCGATTGCGACTTGTGGCATTCACCGCGCGCCGTATTCAGCATCCAAAGGTGGCGTGAATGCGCTGACCGCTTCCCTGGCCTTTGCCTATGCCAAAGATGGTATCCGCGTGAATGCTGTGGCAACAGGTGGTACCGAAGCACCGCCACGCAAGATTCCACGCAATGCCAAACCGCTAAGCGAACAGGAAGAACAATGGATGCAGGATGTGGTCGACCAGACCAAGGATCGCAGCCATATGAAACGCTATGGCACGATCCAGGAACAGGTCAATGCCATTCTGTTCCTGGCTTCAGATGAAGCATCGTATATGACTGGAACTATAGTTCCTGTTGGTGGCGGCGATCAGGGTTAAACCTGATTGCATACAGGCTCATTGACCGCAAGGAGGCAACTGCAATGACACACCTGTTTCAAACCCTGAAGGATGACTGGTCGATTTCAGCCACGGTGGCAGGATTTTTAGCCGTGCTGATTTCCTATTCCGGTCCCTTGATTATTTTTTTCCAGGCGGCTCAGCAGGCACAGGTCTCGCCTGCCATGATGATTTCATGGATCTGGGGCATTTCCATTGCTGCCGCCATTTCCAGCATTTACCTGTCGGTGAAGTTTAAAGTCCCGGTAGTGATGGCCTGGTCGGCACCGGGAACAGCCCTACTGGTGACCCTGTTTCCGGAAATTTCCCTGAATGAAGCCATTGCCGCCTATATCACCACGGCGGTGGTGTTGTTCGTGATAGGTATTACTGGCTATTTCGACAAATTACTGGCCTTGATTCCACAATCTGTCGCTGCCGGGATGATGGCTGGGATTTTGGTGAATTTTGGACTGGGGCTTTTTACTGCTACCGAAAACATGCCGATCATCGTGACCAGCATGCTGCTGGTATTCCTGATCGCGAAACGTTTTAACCCACGCTATGCCATGCTCTGGGTACTGGGTGTGGGGCTGGTCCTGAGTTTGATTTTTGGCAAATTCCAGCCTGTTACCATGAATTTCAGTATCGCTATTCCTCAATTCATCCAGCCGGAATGGAGCTGGAATTCTACCCTGAACTTGGCACTCCCACTGATTCTGGTCAGTCTGTCGGGCCAGTTCCTGCCAGGCATGAGTTTATTAAAACTGTCCGGTTACAACGTTCCAGCCAAACCGATTATTACCACTGCCAGTATCACCTCACTGATTTTTGCCTGTTTTGGCGCCATTACTACAGTGCTTGGTTCGATTACTGCAGCCCTGTGTATGGGTGCAGATGCGCATGAAGCCAAAGACAAACGCTATATTGCCGGTATCTGTAATGGCCTGTTTTACATCCTCGGTGGTCTGTTTGCTGGCAGCATTGTGTTGCTGTTTAGCCTGTTTCCAAAAGAACTGGTTGCTGCACTGGCTGGGCTGGCTTTACTCGGTGCAATTTCCAGCAACCTGACCGTGGCCATGCAAACCGAAAACCAGCGTGAATCTGCCCTGATTACCTTTCTGGCTACTGCTTCTGGCATGAGCCTGTTGGGCATGAGTTCCGTGTTCTGGGGCATCTGTATCGGCCTGCTGGCGCACTTTGTACTTAGCCCAAAGAAATCTTCACTGCAAACAAATTTAGCTTCTGATTCAAAACGTGCCTGAGTGATAGGCAGTAAAGGAAAGATTATGATTGATAAAAGTTCTGCTTCACTGGTTGAAGCACTTTCACAAATCAAAGATGGATCAACCATCATGATTGGTGGTTTCGGTACCGCAGGTCAGCCTGCTGAACTGATTGATGGCCTGATCGAGCTTGGTGTAAAAGATCTGGTGATCGTTAACAATAATGCCGGTAATGGCGACTATGGCCTGGCGAAACTGCTGAAGACCGGCGCAGTTCGTAAAATTATCTGCTCTTTCCCGCGCCAGTCAGACTCATGGGTCTTTGACGAGCTGTACCGTGCCGGCAAGATCGAACTGGAACTGGTACCTCAGGGCAACCTGGCCTGCCGGATTCAGGCTGCCGGTATGGGACTTGGTCCAATCTATACTCCGACTGGTTTTGGTACCTTGCTGGCGGAAGGTAAACCGACCCTGAATTATGAAGGCAAAGATTACGTTTTAGAAAATCCAATTAAAGCGGATTTTGCACTGATCAAGGCACATAAAGGCGATCGCTGGGGCAATCTGGTCTATCGTAAATCGGCACGTAACTTCGGTCCAATCATGGCTATGGCGGCAGATGTGACTATTGCCCAAGTTGCTGAAGTCGTTGAACTCGGTGAGCTGGATCCAGAACACATCATTACCCCGGGCATCTTTGTCCAACACGTTGTCCAAGTACAACCGGTACAGTAATTCAGGAGCAAAATCATGAGCTATATCAAACTGACCCGTGACCAGATTGCTGAACGTGTTGCCCAGGACATTCCTGATGGTGCCTATGTTAACCTTGGTATTGGCTTGCCGACCAAGATTGCCAGCTATCTTCCTGCAGACAAGGATGTTTTCCTGCATTCTGAAAATGGCCTGCTGGCTTTCGGTCCGCCACCTGCCAAAGGTGAAGAAGACCCTGAACTGATCAATGCCGGTAAAGAATTTGTGACCATGCTGACCGGCGGTGCCTTTTTCCACCATGGCGATTCTTTCGCCATGATGCGTGGCGGTCACCTGGACATTGCGGTACTCGGAGCTTTCCAGGTCGCTGAAAATGGTGACCTGGCCAACTGGCATACTGGTGCACCGGATGCAATTCCTGCTGTCGGTGGCGCGATGGATCTGGCCGTCGGTGCCAAGAAAGTCTTTATCACTACCGATCACATCACTAAAAAAGGTGAACCGAAGATCGTTGCTGAACTGACTTATCCTGCCACTGGCCTGAAATGTGTAGACCGTATCTATACCGATCTGTGCGTGATTGATGTCACGGCTGAAGGTATGAAAGTCATTGAAAAAGTTGAAGGTCTGTCATTTAAAGAATTGCAGTCGATGACGGGTGCGAAACTGATTGATGCGACTCAGGGTTAATAATCCCTCCTAACCTCCCTGAGCAAGTTTTAAAGCACTGCTTTTAAAATTCAGCGCAAGAAAGGGAGAAAAAGTCCCCCTTTTATAAAGGGGGATTTAGAGGGATTTAAAGGAACAAGGAATTTAATAAATGAAAAACGCATATATCATCGATGCCATTCGTACCCCATTCGGTCGTTATGCCGGTGGACTGGCACCTGTTCGTGCCGATGACCTGGGTGCGATTCCGATTAAGGCTTTGATGGAACGTAACCCAAGTATCAACTGGGAAAAAGTAGATGACGTAATTTTCGGCTGTGCCAACCAGGCCGGTGAAGATAACCGCAACGTGGGTCGTATGTCCGCTCTGCTTGCAGGTGTACCTTATCAAGTGCCAGCCACTACCATTAACCGTCTCTGCGGATCCTCCCTGGATGCGGTAGCCATTGCGGCACGTGCCATTAAAGCAGGTGAAGCGAATTTGATTGTTGCCGGTGGTGTGGAATCCATGTCACGCGCCCCTTTTGTCATGGGTAAAGCGGAGACCGCTTATGGCCGTGCACAAAAGATCGAAGACACCACCATGGGCTGGCGTTTTATCAATCAAAAACTAAAAGAACTGTATGGCGTGGAAACCATGCCGGAAACTGCGGAAAATGTGGCAACACAGTTCAATATCAACCGTGAAGATCAAGACAAGTTTGCCCTGACCAGCCAGCAACGTACTGCAGCGGCACAAGCCAAAGGTTTCTTTAAAAATGAAATCGTGCCCGTGGTCATTCCTCAGCGTAAAGGCGAACCGGTTGTGGTAGATACCGATGAACATCCTCGTGCATCTACAACACTGGAAGGTTTAACCAAGCTAAAACCAGTTGTAAAAGCGGATGGAACCGTGACTGCCGGCAATGCTTCTGGCATTAACGATGGTGCAGCTGCATTACTGATTGCATCTGATGAAGCGGTTGCAGAATATGGTCTTAAAGTGCGTGCCAAAATTATTGGCTCAACCGTGGTCGGTGTAGAGCCACGTATTATGGGCTTTGGTCCGGCACCGGCGATCAAAAAGCTACTGGCCCAGACCGGTTTGACACTAGATCAGATGGATGTGATTGAGCTGAATGAAGCCTTTGCTGCACAGGCACTAGCCGTGACCCGTGACCTTGGCCTTCCAGATGATGCTGCGCATGTAAACCCGAATGGTGGAGCCATTGCCATTGGCCATCCACTCGGTGCTTCCGGTGCCCGTCTGGTGACCACTGCCTTAAACCAGCTGGAACAGACTGGCGGTAAATATGCTCTCTGCTCTATGTGTATCGGTGTGGGTCAAGGTATCGCGCTGATTATTGAACGTGTTTAAAAATCCCTCCTAACCTCCCTTTCTTGCACAAGGCTTAAGCAGTGCTTATGCCTTGTTCAGGGAGGAACTTTTAGAAGGAAATAAAAGGAATAACAAATGCCAACATTTACATCGAATGATGCCCAGATTAATTACCAGACTTTTGGGGATGCTAGCAAACCTGCATTGGTATTTTCCAATTCACTGGGTACCAAATACAGCATGTGGCTGCCACAGATTGATCATTTTCAGCAGGATTATTACGTAATCTGCTATGACACCCGTGGTCATGGTGGTTCGGAAGCACCGCAAGGCCCATATAGCCTGGAGCAGTTGGGTCAGGATGTCGTGAATCTTCTGGATCATTTGAACATTGCAAAAGCTACATTCTGTGGTATTTCTATGGGTGGCTTAACCGGTCAATGGTTGGCGATTCATAAGCCAGAACGTTTTAGCCAGGTGATTGTCTGCAATACTGCAGCCAAAATTGGCCAGGAACAGGCATGGCAAGACCGTGCTGCGCTTGTCCGTGAGCAAGGTCTTACTCCGATTGCTGCAACTGCGGCATCACGCTGGTTTACCGATCCCTTTATCCAGAGCAACCCGGCAGTCGTTGCAGAACTTTCAAACGACCTCGGAGCTGGCAGCCCAGAAGGCTATGCAAACTGCTGTGAAGCTCTGGCTAAGGCGGATGTCCGCGAACAACTTAGCAGCATTCAAATCCCTGTGCTGATTATTGCGGGTCAGCAGGATCCGGTGACGACTGTTGCAGATGGTCAGTTTATGCAGCAACGTATTGCGAATAGCCAGTTGTTTGAAATCAATGCTTCGCATATTTCAAATATTGAACAGCCGGAAGCCTTTAATCGGGCAGTACAAAATTTTCTTGCTGCTTGATTCATTGTTGTAAAAAAAAGCCACGATATTTCGTGGCTTTTCTTTTATTCGTGTATTGGTTAAGCCCAGATCACCAGCATCGCTGCAATCACCACTAATCCCAAGCCCCAGTGCTCGGCACGCGCCAGTTTTTCTTTAAAGAAATAAGCGGAAATTAGCAGACTGAACAGGATTTCGATTTGTCCCAAGGTTTTCACGATTGGCACACTCATCATACTCATGGCGGTAAACCAGCCGAGGGATGCCATAAAGCTACAAAAACTGACTTTAAAAGTAAGTCCCAAACGTTGCCACATGGCGACTAAGGTTTTTCGACTAAACAGGCTCAGGTAAATCAGCATACTGATGCACTGGAAACCAATCACTGAAATCAGTACCCATGAAGCACGATGTATGGTTGGCAACATCGGTAGTTCCAGGCTGGCTTCACGGACCAAGAGCGAGGTAATAGCAAAGCTTAAACCACTTCCGATTCCGATGGCTAAAGTCATGGTGGATAAACCAGTCAGCTGATTGCCTTTACTGAGCAGAAATACCGCATAACCACCGATCAGTACTCCGATCCATGCGAGTACAGAAAGATGATCTGACAGGAAAATCACTCCGATAATGGCAGCCAGAATCGCTTCACTTTTTGCCAGTCCAACGCCAATCGCATAATTTTTCTGTTTAAACAGCTGTACCATCAAGGCGGTTGCCAGAATCTGGCTGATACCGGCAATCAGGATATAGATCCAATACTTCGGGGTAAAATGCACCACACTTTCTACCGGTTTGAAGTGGTATAAACTCGCGATATAAAGTCCAGCCAGAGGAAATCCAAACAGGAAACGCGCTAGCGTCACGCCCCAGATATCAACAGTGGTGCTGAGCTGTTTTTGAAAGGCATTTCGCCAGGCTTGCATAAAGGCAGCCATCAAAGTAAAGAAAATCCAGCTGATTGCCATACGGTCATCTGCTAATACATTAAAAGTAAAATATTTTATGCATTAGCAGACGTTATGACTAATTAAAAATGGAATGTGGGTTAATAGCAGAAAGTTTGGATTGCTTATTTATTTCTTTTTAAACCAAGAAGATCTAAACGCGGATGGTTTGGAACATTTATCCCGTAACCATTCGGTATCCTTTCAGCTACATAGAATGGAATTTTCTGTTCCTCACAAATCTTCTTTAATAACTTCTTATTAGAGTCTTCGATTTTGATTCCTGAAATAACAGTACATAGCAATTTTTCTTTAGGAAATTTTTGTATTGGATTCTTAATTTCATGTTTTAAGATACGAAATTCTTTTTCATACTCCCAATCAATAGCCTTTGATAAATACACTTTATTTGTAATTGCTGGGCTTTCTAAATTTTTCCTATCTACTTTAGAAACAATTGGTATCGAACTGAGATATTGGACTGGTATTGGTAAAAAATTTAAAAGCTCTAAACCCTCTTGGAGTTCTTTTTTAGAAAATTTAAATTCTATTAAAAAACCAGTATGGTTTTCTGCATAATGTGACCACATGAGAATATTTAATGGATTATGATTTAAACAACAAACACCAAAATTCTCATGTAGTTTTCTAAAGTAGCTCAGATCATCCATTTCTTTTTTCTGAACGTGTTTTACTTGGCGAGCTAGCAATATTCTTTTAGCAGGAGAAACTTTTGGTAATCCCCCTTTTTGTATAATCGATCGCAATTCTGTAGCGGAATGAAAGTGATCTTCTGAAATACCATAAACACAATCAAATGGGTCATTAAATTCAGCAGGTGGAGTAAAACGAATCGTTCCATCTTTCAAAATAGCCAACGATCCATTAGAAAACCGTACATGCTTATATAAGTAAATATAGTTATGATCTTGATGTACAAAGGGGTATTCAGAAATATTTTGCAAGTTTAGAAACTCTTTTAAGTCATTAGATTTTTCTTTTTGTATACCTTTCGCGCAAACATCACAAGCTAGCAATTAATACTTTCACCTTCCTCCCAATCTTCTCTTAAAGGGCATAGGTATCTACACAATTTCCATGTTTTGCGTTAAATTGAAGAGCATGCTCTTCAATTTTAACATCTCTCGCTTAGATCAGCGCCTTGTCAAACGTTACAACAACCTCGTTCAACTCAATATGAATCCTCTTGCTTCACTTGCTCCTGCAATCAAAGATATTGCCTCTGCTCAAAAAAATAGTTTCGCAACGACGCAAGCTGTATGGCGGTTTTTAAATAATGATAAAATCTCATTTAAACAATTAAATGAACCTATTCAAAAACTTGCTTGTGATCAGATTAAGACATCGCTGCATCGTTATGCTTTAGTTATTCATGATTGGTCACAAATCCAATATGTGACACATCGTAATAAAACCCAAAAACTCCAAAGGACACATCAGTACGACTCAGGCTATGAATTACAAACGAGCTTACTTGTTGATGCTGCTTCTGGACTACCTGTTGCTCCATTAGCTCAGACCCTTTCTAGTGCTTCAGGTTGCTATTCGACATTCAATGAGCAACAGACCGAACGTAAAACCCATTTAGACTCCCTTTCTGAACAAATTCAAAAAGTTGAACAGTTTCCTCTTGATAAAACCTGCGTACATATTATTGATCGTGAAGGAGATTCCATTGCTCATCTCAGGGAATTAAGCAGTCATGGTTTTCAATGGCTTATTCGAGCAAAGGAAGGAAATCGGATTGAGCATCAGGGTGAAATATGTAAAGTTGGAGAAGTTGCTGAACGTATCGAAATACAGCAAGTGAAACCCATTTCTTATAAGGGTAATCAACATATGCTTTATGTTGGAGAAACCAATGTTCGGCTTACCCGTGCTGCAAAATCAAATAAAAAAGATTGTTTAGGTCAAAGAGTTGCTCCTCAGAAAGGTGCTGCAATTGAGGCTAGACTGATTATTGCTGTGGTTAAAGATATTAATGAAAAGACAGTTGCAAGATGGTCATTGATCAGTAATGTACCAACTGAGATTACCGCAGTAGAACTGACGACTTGGTATTACTGGCGTTGGTCAATCGAATGTTATTTCAAACTTCTCAAGCAAGCAGGCCATGATATTGAGTCATGGCTTCAGACTACGCCAGAAGCGATTTTAAGGCGTTTGCTAATCAGTTGTATGGCTTGTGTGTTGACGTGGAGAGTACAGCGTTGTACAGATGAACAAAATCAGAAAGTCCGTGCATTTTTGACTAGACTTTCAGGTAGACAACAGAAAAGAGGCAAGGTAGAGAGTGCGCCTGCCATATTGGCAGGACTCTCGATTTTACTAAATACTCTTCAACTGCTCTCAGAATATTCAATAGATGAACTGAATGAAATCGCAACTATTGCACTAGGTACCTAAAGATGTGTAGATACCTATGCTTAAAGGGAGAAGGAAATATAACAAATT is from Acinetobacter sp. ANC 7912 and encodes:
- a CDS encoding DUF2971 domain-containing protein translates to MLACDVCAKGIQKEKSNDLKEFLNLQNISEYPFVHQDHNYIYLYKHVRFSNGSLAILKDGTIRFTPPAEFNDPFDCVYGISEDHFHSATELRSIIQKGGLPKVSPAKRILLARQVKHVQKKEMDDLSYFRKLHENFGVCCLNHNPLNILMWSHYAENHTGFLIEFKFSKKELQEGLELLNFLPIPVQYLSSIPIVSKVDRKNLESPAITNKVYLSKAIDWEYEKEFRILKHEIKNPIQKFPKEKLLCTVISGIKIEDSNKKLLKKICEEQKIPFYVAERIPNGYGINVPNHPRLDLLGLKRNK
- a CDS encoding transposase, yielding MNPLASLAPAIKDIASAQKNSFATTQAVWRFLNNDKISFKQLNEPIQKLACDQIKTSLHRYALVIHDWSQIQYVTHRNKTQKLQRTHQYDSGYELQTSLLVDAASGLPVAPLAQTLSSASGCYSTFNEQQTERKTHLDSLSEQIQKVEQFPLDKTCVHIIDREGDSIAHLRELSSHGFQWLIRAKEGNRIEHQGEICKVGEVAERIEIQQVKPISYKGNQHMLYVGETNVRLTRAAKSNKKDCLGQRVAPQKGAAIEARLIIAVVKDINEKTVARWSLISNVPTEITAVELTTWYYWRWSIECYFKLLKQAGHDIESWLQTTPEAILRRLLISCMACVLTWRVQRCTDEQNQKVRAFLTRLSGRQQKRGKVESAPAILAGLSILLNTLQLLSEYSIDELNEIATIALGT